One window of Mucilaginibacter inviolabilis genomic DNA carries:
- a CDS encoding menaquinone biosynthetic enzyme MqnA/MqnD family protein: protein MNKIRISAVSYTNTKPFIYGIQHSGILDKIELSLDMPSDCAQKLIDDVVDIGLIPVAATLNLPHWEIVSEYCIGAVGAVNSVFIFSNCDVKAIKYLQLDPQSRSSNNLARVLLKNYWKVTPELIKDAADYSESTEANTAFVQIGDRTFGKKEKYKYAYDLAEEWQNFTGLPFMFAGWIANKPIPQDFMEEFNAALKYGLDHRAELFEELPMREDFDIQDYLMHKIDFDLTDGKKKALYMFLDYIKAL, encoded by the coding sequence GTGAATAAAATAAGAATATCAGCTGTAAGCTACACTAACACCAAACCCTTTATATACGGCATCCAACATAGTGGAATATTAGATAAAATTGAATTGAGCCTGGATATGCCGTCAGACTGCGCTCAAAAACTAATTGATGATGTGGTTGACATCGGACTGATCCCGGTAGCAGCCACCCTGAATTTGCCGCATTGGGAAATAGTATCCGAGTACTGTATTGGTGCTGTTGGCGCTGTAAATTCGGTATTTATTTTCAGTAATTGTGATGTTAAGGCCATCAAATATCTGCAGCTTGATCCGCAATCACGTTCATCCAATAACCTGGCCAGAGTTTTATTAAAAAACTATTGGAAGGTAACACCTGAATTGATTAAAGATGCTGCCGACTACAGCGAATCGACAGAAGCCAATACCGCCTTTGTACAAATTGGCGACCGTACTTTTGGCAAAAAGGAGAAATATAAATATGCCTATGACCTTGCCGAAGAATGGCAAAACTTCACCGGCTTACCATTTATGTTTGCAGGCTGGATAGCTAATAAGCCTATTCCACAAGATTTTATGGAAGAGTTTAACGCCGCCCTGAAATATGGTCTTGACCATCGTGCAGAACTTTTTGAAGAATTACCTATGCGTGAGGATTTTGACATCCAGGATTACCTGATGCACAAAATTGACTTTGATCTTACCGACGGAAAAAAGAAAGCGCTTTATATGTTTTTAGATTATATAAAGGCATTGTAA
- a CDS encoding histidine phosphatase family protein codes for MIQKTLYIVRHGQTELNRLGVVQGRGMDTDLNDEGRTQASQFYEAYKSVPFDKIYISALKRTQQSIQPFIDLGIPYQKLSGLDELAWGIHEGQPATAQNKAAFLQIMRDWLDGRLDSKFEGGESPNEVEIREREALNVIMSHPEEKTVLICMHGRAMRLLLCILSGKSLTEMDTFPHQNLVLYKVIYDGEKFEIVDFNNSEHLKQS; via the coding sequence ATGATACAAAAAACCTTATATATAGTTCGCCACGGCCAAACAGAGCTTAATAGACTAGGCGTTGTACAGGGCCGGGGAATGGATACCGATTTAAATGACGAAGGCCGCACACAAGCGTCTCAATTTTATGAAGCTTACAAAAGTGTACCTTTTGATAAAATATACATATCGGCATTGAAGCGTACCCAGCAAAGTATTCAGCCTTTTATCGATTTGGGTATACCGTATCAGAAATTATCAGGTTTAGACGAACTGGCCTGGGGAATACATGAGGGGCAACCTGCAACTGCGCAAAACAAAGCCGCTTTTTTACAAATTATGCGCGACTGGTTAGATGGCCGCCTAGACAGCAAATTTGAAGGTGGTGAAAGTCCGAATGAGGTAGAAATACGCGAGCGCGAAGCGCTTAATGTAATCATGAGCCATCCCGAGGAAAAAACCGTATTGATATGTATGCACGGCCGGGCTATGCGTTTGTTGCTTTGCATCCTAAGCGGAAAATCCCTTACCGAAATGGATACCTTTCCGCATCAAAACCTGGTTCTATACAAAGTAATATATGACGGCGAAAAATTTGAGATCGTCGATTTTAACAACTCCGAACATTTAAAACAATCCTGA
- a CDS encoding O-acetylhomoserine aminocarboxypropyltransferase/cysteine synthase family protein, with protein MSANNLKFETLQLHAGQEADPTTGSRAVPLYQTTSYVFKNAEHGANLFALKEFGNIYTRLMNPTTDVFEKRVAALEGGVAALATASGQAAQFIALNNILQAGDNFVTSPFLYGGTYNQFKVAFKRLGIDVRFAKDDTAENLEALIDNKTKAIYLETVGNPGFAIADFEKVAALAKKHDLPLIVDNTFGAAGYLFRPLEHGAHIVVESTTKWIGGHGTSIGGVIVDGGNYNWGNGKYPQFTEPSEGYHGLVFADVFGIDGPFGNIQFIIRARVEGLRDFGPSQSPFNAWLNIQGLETLSLRVQRHVDNALELAKWLEQHPQVAKVSYPGLQSSPYHALAKKYLKNGFGAVLSFEIKGDKQQASHFIDSLQLVSHLANLGDAKTLIIQPSATTHQQLSDEEQLSAGVTPTSLRVSVGIEHIDDIKADFEQAFAKVEQLAAELV; from the coding sequence ATGTCTGCCAACAATTTAAAATTCGAAACCCTTCAATTACACGCCGGCCAGGAAGCCGATCCAACCACTGGTTCACGCGCTGTACCACTTTATCAAACCACCTCATACGTATTTAAAAACGCGGAGCATGGTGCTAATCTTTTTGCGCTGAAGGAATTTGGGAACATCTACACGCGTCTTATGAACCCCACTACCGATGTTTTTGAAAAACGGGTAGCGGCTTTAGAAGGCGGTGTCGCAGCTTTGGCTACAGCATCGGGGCAGGCGGCACAATTCATTGCTTTAAACAATATATTACAGGCTGGTGATAACTTTGTGACCTCTCCTTTCCTGTACGGCGGAACCTATAATCAGTTTAAAGTAGCTTTTAAGCGTTTAGGTATCGATGTTCGTTTTGCAAAAGATGATACTGCTGAAAATCTAGAAGCTTTAATCGACAATAAAACCAAAGCCATTTACCTGGAAACAGTAGGCAACCCGGGTTTTGCCATTGCTGATTTTGAAAAGGTAGCAGCATTGGCTAAAAAACATGACCTGCCCCTGATTGTCGACAATACATTTGGCGCCGCAGGTTATTTATTTCGCCCATTGGAGCATGGTGCACATATCGTGGTAGAATCAACTACCAAATGGATCGGTGGACACGGAACCAGCATTGGAGGTGTTATAGTTGATGGAGGTAATTACAACTGGGGTAACGGTAAATATCCACAGTTTACAGAACCATCTGAAGGTTACCACGGGTTGGTATTTGCCGATGTATTTGGTATTGACGGCCCATTTGGTAACATCCAGTTTATTATACGTGCCCGTGTTGAAGGTCTGCGTGATTTCGGCCCTTCACAGTCGCCGTTTAATGCCTGGTTGAATATTCAGGGTTTAGAAACTTTGTCATTACGGGTACAACGCCATGTAGATAATGCGCTGGAATTAGCTAAATGGCTGGAGCAACATCCGCAGGTAGCTAAAGTTAGTTATCCGGGTCTGCAATCGTCACCGTATCATGCGTTGGCAAAAAAATATTTAAAAAATGGTTTTGGAGCGGTGTTGTCATTTGAGATTAAGGGCGATAAACAACAGGCAAGTCATTTTATCGACAGCCTTCAACTGGTAAGCCATCTGGCCAATTTGGGTGATGCCAAAACGCTGATCATTCAACCATCTGCTACAACGCATCAGCAGCTTTCTGACGAAGAACAGTTATCTGCTGGTGTAACACCAACATCGTTAAGGGTATCAGTAGGCATTGAACATATTGATGATATCAAGGCCGATTTTGAACAGGCATTTGCCAAAGTAGAGCAGCTTGCCGCAGAGTTAGTATAG
- a CDS encoding homoserine O-acetyltransferase family protein, which produces MNTEIFKYTEAFEFESGQEIQDLEIGFHTYGRLNKAKDNVIWICHALTANADVFDWWKGLVGTGFLFNPEEHFIVCANILGSPYGTSNPLSVNPVSGQPYYQAFPQFTIRDIVKAHQLLADHLQINNIHILIGGSLGGQQAVEWAIIEPERIKNLILIATNARHSPWGIAFNESQRLAITTDRTFYANTPDGGQKGLKAARSIALLSYRGYKTYSITQQEESDDKTDDYRASTYQSYQGQKLVNRFNAYSYWYLTKTMDSHNVGRGRHGVEKALSQIKARTLVIGIHSDVLFPIDEQQYLFQHIPKSAFAELDSFYGHDGFLIETEALTNIITSFFKTDVKGKIIELQRTA; this is translated from the coding sequence ATGAATACAGAAATATTTAAGTACACAGAAGCATTTGAATTCGAATCGGGCCAGGAAATACAGGATCTGGAAATTGGTTTTCATACCTATGGCAGACTGAATAAGGCGAAAGACAACGTGATCTGGATCTGTCATGCCCTTACCGCCAATGCCGATGTATTTGACTGGTGGAAAGGTTTGGTAGGTACCGGGTTCCTTTTTAATCCCGAAGAGCATTTTATTGTGTGTGCCAATATCCTGGGTTCGCCTTATGGTACAAGCAATCCACTAAGTGTAAACCCGGTAAGTGGGCAGCCTTATTATCAAGCGTTTCCGCAATTTACTATTAGGGATATCGTAAAAGCACATCAGTTACTCGCTGATCATTTACAAATCAATAATATACATATTTTGATAGGTGGTTCACTTGGCGGTCAACAGGCAGTTGAGTGGGCTATTATAGAACCTGAACGGATCAAAAACCTGATCCTGATAGCTACAAATGCGCGTCATTCTCCATGGGGTATCGCATTTAATGAGTCGCAGCGTTTGGCTATTACTACCGACCGTACTTTTTATGCCAATACGCCAGATGGTGGCCAAAAAGGGCTTAAAGCGGCCAGAAGTATAGCTCTGCTCTCCTACCGTGGATATAAAACTTATTCCATAACCCAACAAGAGGAAAGCGATGATAAAACGGATGATTACCGTGCATCGACTTATCAAAGCTACCAGGGGCAAAAACTGGTGAACCGGTTTAACGCATATAGCTATTGGTATCTCACCAAAACTATGGATTCACATAACGTGGGTCGTGGTCGTCATGGGGTTGAAAAAGCCTTAAGTCAGATCAAAGCCCGTACTCTGGTTATTGGGATTCATTCTGATGTATTATTCCCGATTGATGAGCAACAATACCTGTTCCAGCATATCCCGAAATCAGCTTTTGCTGAATTGGATTCGTTTTATGGGCATGATGGATTTTTAATTGAAACAGAAGCATTAACAAATATTATCACATCGTTTTTTAAAACCGATGTAAAAGGAAAAATTATAGAATTACAACGTACAGCGTAA
- the gpmA gene encoding 2,3-diphosphoglycerate-dependent phosphoglycerate mutase: MQKLVLIRHGESAWNLENRFTGWEDVDLSENGYIQARNAGNILKKNGYNFDVGFTSFLKRSIKTLHFILEELDHLWIPVEKSWRLNERFYGALQGMNKDEAITQYGPDQVHKWRRDPNEYPPAITKEDPRYPGHDLRYKGLTERELPLTENLSETMDRVLPFWNERIVKAMRRNQKVVIVAHGNSLRSLVKYIDLLSDEEVSNLEIPTATPLVYELDEGLNRIKHYYLE; this comes from the coding sequence ATGCAGAAATTAGTATTGATACGTCACGGCGAAAGTGCCTGGAATTTAGAAAACCGCTTTACCGGCTGGGAAGATGTCGACCTTTCGGAAAATGGATATATACAGGCCCGAAATGCAGGCAACATTCTCAAAAAAAATGGCTATAATTTTGATGTTGGCTTTACATCTTTTCTTAAACGATCCATTAAAACCCTGCATTTTATTTTAGAGGAATTAGACCACCTTTGGATACCGGTTGAAAAATCATGGCGATTAAACGAGCGCTTTTATGGTGCTCTACAGGGGATGAATAAAGATGAAGCTATTACTCAATACGGACCGGATCAGGTCCATAAATGGCGCCGCGATCCTAATGAGTATCCACCTGCTATTACCAAAGAGGATCCCCGTTACCCGGGGCACGATCTGCGGTATAAAGGACTCACGGAACGAGAACTACCTCTCACTGAAAACTTAAGCGAAACCATGGATCGTGTTTTGCCTTTCTGGAATGAGCGTATCGTAAAAGCCATGCGACGTAATCAAAAAGTAGTGATCGTTGCCCATGGAAATAGCTTGCGTTCCTTAGTAAAATATATCGATTTATTGAGCGATGAAGAAGTCAGTAATCTCGAAATACCTACTGCTACTCCTTTGGTATATGAGCTTGATGAGGGATTGAACAGGATAAAACACTATTACCTGGAGTAA
- a CDS encoding SRPBCC domain-containing protein, whose product MKDFKKYYSIPATPEEIYMALTNPITIELWTGEAAEMSTEPGSEFSMWDGSITGKNLEFELNKKIVQQWYFEGESDNSIVTIKLHPDKKGSSVELRHTNIPDSDFDDMVDGWNNSYFGGLIDFFEGE is encoded by the coding sequence GTGAAAGATTTTAAAAAATATTACAGCATACCGGCCACCCCCGAAGAGATTTATATGGCCCTAACCAATCCTATCACCATAGAATTATGGACGGGTGAAGCAGCCGAAATGTCAACCGAGCCAGGCTCTGAATTTTCCATGTGGGATGGTAGTATTACCGGAAAAAACCTGGAGTTTGAACTAAACAAAAAAATTGTGCAGCAATGGTATTTTGAAGGAGAATCTGATAATTCCATCGTAACCATTAAGCTACATCCTGATAAAAAAGGATCGTCTGTTGAATTAAGGCATACCAACATTCCTGATAGTGATTTTGATGATATGGTTGATGGCTGGAACAATAGTTATTTTGGAGGCCTGATTGATTTTTTTGAAGGAGAATAA
- a CDS encoding SDR family oxidoreductase: protein MNPSLKGQAALVTGADSGIGKGVALALAAAGAKLVINYAHNHDAAEATVAEIKAAGGEAFAVQADVSHEAEVKEMFAQMFAQYSTIDILVNNAGLQKDSKFVDMTLDDWNTVISINLTGQFLCSREAAKEFIRRGVVEDRSRAAGKIICMSSVHEVIPWGGHVNYAASKGGISMFMKSIAQELAPHKIRVVGIGPGAIQTPINKAAWDTPEALDKLLTLIPYSRIGQPEDIGKLAAWLASDDADYITGTTIFMDGGMTLYPGFADNG, encoded by the coding sequence ATGAACCCATCATTAAAAGGACAAGCGGCCCTGGTTACGGGCGCCGATAGCGGTATTGGTAAAGGAGTAGCACTGGCACTGGCAGCCGCGGGTGCAAAGCTGGTTATTAACTATGCTCACAATCACGATGCCGCTGAAGCCACGGTGGCTGAAATAAAAGCAGCAGGCGGTGAAGCATTTGCCGTGCAGGCCGATGTAAGTCACGAAGCCGAAGTAAAGGAAATGTTTGCACAAATGTTCGCGCAATATAGCACCATTGATATTTTGGTAAACAATGCCGGTTTACAAAAGGATTCAAAATTTGTAGATATGACCCTGGATGATTGGAATACGGTAATCAGTATTAACCTTACCGGGCAATTTTTATGCTCACGTGAGGCAGCCAAAGAGTTCATACGCAGGGGAGTGGTTGAAGACCGGAGCCGTGCAGCCGGTAAGATCATTTGCATGAGTAGTGTGCATGAGGTAATCCCTTGGGGAGGTCATGTTAACTACGCAGCGAGCAAAGGCGGAATCAGCATGTTTATGAAAAGTATAGCCCAGGAACTCGCACCACACAAAATCAGGGTAGTAGGTATAGGGCCAGGCGCTATACAAACACCTATTAATAAAGCGGCCTGGGATACACCCGAGGCATTAGATAAACTACTCACGCTCATACCATATAGCCGTATAGGTCAGCCCGAAGACATTGGCAAGCTTGCCGCCTGGCTGGCATCAGACGACGCAGATTACATCACCGGCACCACCATTTTTATGGATGGAGGTATGACTTTGTATCCTGGTTTCGCGGATAATGGTTAA
- the mqnE gene encoding aminofutalosine synthase MqnE has protein sequence MEAEGNLQLLLQNPDLSADLKHIAEKVLNSERITFDEGVILYEQGDLGYLGVLANYIREKRHGHKTYFNRNFHIEPTNLCVYDCKFCSYSRLLKQKSEGWEYTMDEMFNMVTKYDGEPVTEVHIVGGVLPQYDVPFYQELFSRIRAHRPELHIKALTPVEYHYIFKKAKIDYATGMRLMQEAGLQSIPGGGAEIFHPEVRDLISKDKCTGDQWLAIHEEWHKLGGRSNATMLYGHIEKFWHRVDHMERLRQLQDKTGGFQTFIPLKFRNQDNQMSHVPESTVVEDLRNYAVARIYLDNFDHIKAYWAMISRTTAQLSLNFGVDDIDGTLDDTTKIYSMAGAEEQHPGMSTKQLVELIKNVGRQPIERDTLYNVVTDFTNFEFPETEPKPQYYKLPVIN, from the coding sequence ATGGAAGCTGAAGGTAATTTACAGTTATTATTACAAAATCCGGATCTATCCGCTGATTTAAAGCACATTGCCGAAAAAGTTCTCAACAGTGAACGCATCACCTTTGATGAAGGCGTGATCTTGTACGAGCAGGGCGACCTGGGTTATCTGGGCGTTTTGGCCAACTACATCCGCGAAAAACGGCACGGGCATAAAACCTATTTCAACCGTAATTTTCATATTGAGCCTACTAATTTGTGTGTTTACGACTGCAAATTTTGCTCATACTCACGCCTGCTGAAACAAAAATCAGAAGGCTGGGAGTACACCATGGACGAAATGTTTAACATGGTGACCAAATATGACGGCGAACCGGTAACCGAAGTACATATAGTAGGAGGCGTTTTGCCACAATATGATGTACCTTTTTACCAGGAACTTTTTAGTCGTATCCGCGCCCATCGCCCGGAACTGCATATCAAGGCATTAACCCCGGTTGAGTATCATTATATATTTAAAAAGGCCAAAATTGACTACGCTACGGGCATGCGCCTGATGCAAGAGGCTGGCTTACAATCGATACCCGGTGGTGGTGCCGAAATTTTCCATCCTGAAGTACGTGACCTGATATCTAAAGATAAATGTACCGGCGATCAATGGCTGGCTATTCATGAAGAATGGCACAAACTGGGTGGCCGCTCCAACGCTACCATGTTATATGGCCATATCGAAAAATTCTGGCATCGGGTTGATCATATGGAGCGCCTGCGCCAGTTACAAGATAAAACAGGAGGTTTCCAAACATTTATCCCGTTAAAATTCCGCAACCAGGATAACCAGATGTCGCACGTACCAGAGTCAACGGTGGTTGAGGACCTGCGCAATTATGCCGTGGCACGTATCTACCTGGATAATTTTGATCATATTAAGGCTTATTGGGCCATGATCAGTCGTACTACAGCGCAATTATCATTGAACTTTGGGGTTGATGATATTGATGGCACACTGGATGATACCACCAAAATATACTCCATGGCTGGTGCTGAAGAACAGCACCCGGGCATGAGCACCAAACAATTGGTTGAGCTGATCAAAAATGTAGGACGGCAGCCTATTGAGCGCGATACTTTATATAATGTGGTAACCGATTTTACTAATTTTGAATTCCCAGAAACTGAACCCAAACCGCAGTATTACAAGTTGCCGGTAATTAACTAG
- a CDS encoding homoserine dehydrogenase codes for MSKKLNIGLFGFGVVGQGLYDIVKTKNLNIEIVKFAIKDPHKERSLPAHLFTTDRDELLNNPEINTIVELINDTEAAFEIVSRALSSGKNVVSASKKMIALHLEELIELQHKHGTSLLYEGAVCGSIPIIRNLEEYYDNELLHSISGIFNGSSNYILSKGFIEGLDYNSALKQAQDLGFAETDPTSDVGGFDAKYKLVIAAAHAYGVIVQPDEVFNFGIQNLGAQDLQYAREKNLKIKLVPVAKELDERNVALFVLPKFVNETEFLYNVEYEYNGVTVQAAFADQQFFFGKGAGGHPTGSAVLSDIAALRYNYQYEYKKAKEKTDLNFTNNIELNIYLRYDDESLVEALNFKHIQERYYSGSYKFVIGKVNLQDLIDNQDLISESKAFIAFADQLTGVTLASTKTLVAEAV; via the coding sequence ATGAGTAAAAAGTTAAATATCGGATTATTTGGATTTGGAGTTGTTGGGCAGGGGCTTTATGATATCGTTAAAACCAAAAATTTAAACATTGAAATTGTAAAATTTGCTATCAAGGATCCGCATAAAGAGCGCTCCCTGCCGGCACATTTATTTACTACCGATCGGGATGAATTGCTTAATAATCCGGAGATCAATACCATTGTTGAGCTGATCAATGATACTGAGGCTGCTTTTGAAATTGTATCAAGAGCTTTAAGTTCGGGTAAAAATGTGGTTTCGGCCAGCAAGAAAATGATCGCGCTTCATCTGGAAGAACTGATCGAGTTGCAGCATAAACATGGTACATCTTTATTATATGAAGGTGCGGTTTGTGGTAGTATCCCTATTATCCGTAACCTGGAGGAGTATTATGACAATGAATTACTTCACTCCATAAGCGGTATTTTTAACGGTTCATCAAACTATATACTTTCCAAAGGCTTTATTGAGGGCCTGGATTATAACAGCGCCCTAAAACAGGCACAAGACCTTGGTTTTGCAGAAACCGATCCAACCAGTGATGTTGGTGGTTTTGATGCCAAATACAAGCTGGTAATAGCTGCTGCGCATGCTTACGGTGTAATTGTGCAGCCAGATGAAGTATTTAACTTCGGCATACAAAACCTGGGCGCACAGGATTTGCAATATGCCCGCGAAAAAAACCTGAAAATAAAACTGGTTCCTGTAGCCAAAGAATTGGACGAGCGAAATGTAGCCCTATTTGTATTGCCTAAATTTGTAAACGAAACAGAGTTTTTATACAATGTAGAATATGAATACAACGGCGTAACCGTACAGGCAGCATTTGCTGATCAACAATTCTTTTTTGGTAAAGGCGCAGGTGGCCATCCTACCGGATCGGCTGTATTGTCTGATATCGCGGCCCTGCGTTATAACTACCAGTATGAATATAAAAAGGCTAAAGAAAAGACCGACCTTAACTTTACCAATAACATTGAATTGAATATTTACCTGAGATATGATGATGAAAGCCTGGTGGAAGCGTTAAACTTTAAGCATATACAGGAACGTTATTACTCAGGCAGCTACAAATTTGTTATCGGAAAAGTTAATCTGCAAGATCTGATCGATAACCAGGATCTTATTTCTGAGAGCAAAGCTTTCATTGCTTTTGCTGATCAGCTAACCGGAGTGACTTTGGCATCAACAAAAACACTTGTAGCTGAAGCTGTATAA
- a CDS encoding acetate uptake transporter: MIPTTPVTVKDGIANPAPLGLCAFGMTTVLLNIHNAGFFEMNTMILAMGIFYGGLAQVIAGVIEAKKNNTFGLTAFTSYGFFWLSLVGLIVMPKLGWGAAPSEGAMCAYLSIWGIFTLLLFFGTLKLNRALQFVFASLTILFFLLVAGDATGNSSIKHLAGYEGIICGASAIYTGIANVLNEVYGKVVLPVGPVNV, translated from the coding sequence ATGATTCCTACAACACCTGTAACTGTTAAAGATGGCATTGCCAACCCTGCTCCTCTGGGCCTTTGCGCCTTTGGTATGACCACCGTATTATTAAACATTCACAATGCTGGTTTTTTTGAAATGAACACTATGATACTGGCTATGGGTATATTTTATGGCGGATTGGCACAGGTAATAGCTGGTGTAATTGAAGCCAAAAAGAATAATACTTTTGGTTTAACCGCTTTTACCTCTTATGGATTCTTTTGGCTGTCGTTAGTAGGTTTAATAGTGATGCCTAAATTAGGTTGGGGCGCAGCACCATCAGAAGGTGCCATGTGTGCCTATTTAAGCATTTGGGGAATATTCACGCTATTATTGTTTTTTGGAACCTTGAAACTAAATCGTGCATTACAGTTTGTATTTGCTTCGTTAACCATATTATTCTTTCTGCTGGTTGCCGGTGATGCTACTGGTAATAGTAGTATAAAGCACCTGGCTGGATATGAAGGTATAATTTGCGGTGCATCTGCCATATATACCGGTATTGCCAATGTGTTGAATGAAGTGTACGGCAAAGTAGTATTACCAGTTGGCCCTGTTAATGTTTAA
- a CDS encoding trans-sulfuration enzyme family protein: MKIETIAIHAGNKKDESSKAVIQPIILSTTFERGIDGDFPGGHIYSRSSNPNRWSLENVLAKLENGVDAASFSSGNAAGMSIFQSLPAGTHIIAPDDMYHGLRNQLKNLFAGILTFDFIDVNDTEVLQQHIRPETGLIWLETPSNPLLKITDIKKVVAIAKAKGIRVVCDNTFATPICQQPLSLGADIVMHSATKYFGGHSDLMGGALITAEKSEWWQKIRQVQEMGGAIPSPTDCYYLVRSIKTLPYRVKGHVQNAQLLAEFLEQHPKVERVLYPGLPSHPQHDIAKEQMLAFGGMLSFIVKGDENDTHNIINKLSLFTRATSLGGVESLIEHRATVEGPDTKTPRNLLRVSVGLEHIDDLIADLKQALS; encoded by the coding sequence ATGAAGATTGAAACTATAGCTATCCATGCGGGGAATAAAAAGGACGAATCGTCAAAAGCTGTAATACAGCCTATTATATTATCTACCACTTTTGAACGTGGTATTGATGGTGATTTCCCGGGCGGGCATATCTATAGCCGGTCATCAAACCCTAACCGCTGGTCGTTGGAAAATGTATTGGCTAAGCTGGAAAATGGTGTGGATGCGGCTTCTTTTTCATCGGGTAATGCTGCGGGCATGTCGATTTTCCAGTCGCTGCCCGCGGGGACGCACATTATAGCGCCCGATGATATGTATCATGGCTTACGTAACCAGCTTAAAAATCTGTTTGCCGGCATTTTAACTTTTGATTTTATCGATGTAAACGATACAGAGGTGTTGCAGCAGCACATCAGGCCAGAAACAGGATTGATATGGTTGGAGACTCCATCAAATCCGCTGCTTAAAATAACTGATATCAAAAAGGTAGTGGCTATTGCCAAAGCCAAAGGTATCAGAGTGGTTTGTGATAATACCTTTGCTACTCCGATATGCCAGCAGCCGCTTTCATTAGGAGCAGATATCGTGATGCACTCAGCAACCAAATATTTTGGCGGCCATAGCGACCTGATGGGTGGCGCATTAATTACTGCCGAAAAAAGCGAGTGGTGGCAAAAAATACGCCAGGTACAGGAAATGGGGGGCGCTATCCCCTCTCCAACTGATTGTTATTACCTCGTTCGTAGTATTAAAACATTGCCCTATCGGGTTAAAGGCCATGTACAAAACGCTCAACTGCTGGCTGAGTTTTTAGAGCAACATCCTAAAGTTGAGCGGGTGCTATATCCCGGTTTGCCATCGCATCCGCAACATGACATCGCTAAAGAACAAATGCTGGCTTTTGGCGGCATGTTATCCTTTATTGTTAAGGGTGATGAAAACGATACGCATAACATCATCAATAAACTCAGCTTATTTACTCGTGCCACCAGTTTGGGAGGAGTTGAAAGCCTGATAGAGCACCGGGCAACTGTGGAAGGGCCTGATACCAAGACTCCAAGAAATCTCCTCAGAGTATCTGTTGGCTTAGAACATATTGATGATTTAATCGCAGATTTGAAGCAAGCCTTGAGTTAA